From Tripterygium wilfordii isolate XIE 37 chromosome 16, ASM1340144v1, whole genome shotgun sequence, one genomic window encodes:
- the LOC119980490 gene encoding uncharacterized protein LOC119980490 codes for MFSYQWTKRLQLLLLPLRYSTAHSRFLNNHQPFTVIKSFSSSNEKNSIACQEDKTPPFTVCYLVNTFGFPLETAKFLSTRVHFENSERPDCVVQCLRNNGLTDKHLLKLVRSFPTVLVADPEKRILPKLEFLRSIGVSGSDLADVVSFGGNILERSLDEKIIPFYNTLKNYLKDDDKILSVLKCKSFVRGKSMFLAHNISTLQRLGVPKSSITFLLTYHPSVLCSSDEKFNREVEKVVGFGFDPSRTSFVDALSTLCSITRESWIRKSEIYRRLGWSEDEFLSAFRSFPKCMDYSEKNITRKMDFFVNKLGWPPAAVAKLPCVLGLSMEKRIIPRSSVIEILLNKGLIMKKPALSSLLTISDTRFRDRFVVTYQEQVPQLLDIFQGKVKLVKFCGESDGISEV; via the coding sequence ATGTTCAGCTATCAATGGACCAAAAGGCTGCAATTACTCCTACTTCCATTAAGATATTCGACTGCCCATTCGAGATTCTTGAACAACCATCAACCTTTTACTGTCATCAAATCGTTTTCGTCGAGTAATGAGAAGAATTCAATAGCTTGCCAGGAAGATAAAACTCCGCCATTTACTGTGTGTTACCTCGTAAATACATTCGGATTTCCCTTAGAAACTGCTAAATTCTTGTCGACGAGAGTCCATTTTGAGAATTCTGAAAGACCAGATTGTGTCGTTCAATGTCTCAGAAATAATGGACTCACCGATAAGCATCTCTTAAAACTCGTCAGGTCGTTCCCAACTGTGCTTGTAGCTGACCCAGAGAAGAGAATCTTGCCCAAACTCGAGTTTCTTAGGTCGATAGGTGTTTCAGGAAGCGATCTGGCAGATGTTGTCTCTTTTGGGGGGAATATCTTGGAGCGTAGCCTGGATGAGAAAATCATCCCCTTTTATAATACCTTGAAGAACTATCTCAAAGATGATGACAAGATTCTCAGTGTTTTGAAGTGTAAAAGTTTTGTCCGTGGCAAGTCTATGTTTCTTGCTCACAacatctcaaccttgcaacggCTTGGAGTTCCCAAATCATCGATTACGTTCCTGCTTACCTATCATCCCAGTGTACTGTGTAGCAGTGACGAAAAGTTTAATAGAGAGGTCGAAAAGGTTgtgggatttggatttgaccCTTCAAGAACTAGTTTTGTCGATGCACTTAGTACACTTTGTTCGATAACTAGAGAGTCATGGATACGTAAATCGGAGATTTACAGGAGGTTGGGTTGGTCGGAAGATGAGTTCCTCTCAGCTTTTAGAAGCTTTCCAAAATGTATGGATTATTCCGAGAAGAATATTACAAGAAAAATGGATTTTTTTGTAAACAAACTTGGTTGGCCTCCTGCAGCTGTTGCTAAATTACCATGTGTTCTGGGTTTGAGTATGGAGAAGAGGATAATCCCTAGGAGTTCAGTGATCGAAATTTTGCTTAATAAAGGGTTAATCATGAAAAAACCTGCTTTGTCATCTTTGTTAACTATTTCTGATACAAGATTTCGGGATAGATTTGTGGTTACATACCAGGAGCAGGTGCCGCAACTGCTTGATATTTTTCAAGGGAAAGTGAAACTTGTCAAATTTTGCGGTGAATCTGACGGGATATCTGAGGTTTAA